One genomic segment of Capricornis sumatraensis isolate serow.1 chromosome X, serow.2, whole genome shotgun sequence includes these proteins:
- the LOC138071058 gene encoding ribonuclease H-like: MQIIDELYSFHPDLPETPLSDPEKEWYTDGSSFVEKGERKAGYALVSLEETRESGSLPPNSLAQKVELFALTRALELGEGIRINVYTNSKYAFPILYVHATIWKDREMLSARSSPIKHKELIFRLLDAVKHPDKLAVIHCKGHQKGKEKEAQGNRKADEGAKQVSREATPVTAICPLFPKGTLTPYYTPEEHFQYAE, encoded by the coding sequence ATGCAAATCATAGACGAATTATACTCTTTTCACCCGGACCTACCAGAGACACCTTTATCTGACCCAGAGAAAGAATGGTACACAGATGGCAGTAGTTTTgtagaaaaaggagagaggaaagcagGATATGCTCTAGTGAGCTtagaagaaactagggaaagtgGATCTCTTCCCCCAAACAGCTTGGCCCAGAAAGTTGAACTTTTTGCCCTGACAAGAGCTTTGGAATTAGGGGAAGGAATAAGGATTAATGTGTATACCAACTCTAAGTATGCTTTCCCCATCCTGTACGTCCATGCAACAATTTGGAAGGACAGAGAGATGCTCAGTGCTCGAAGCTCTCCTATTAAGCACAAAGAGCTCATTTTCAGGCTCCTGGATGCAGTCAAACATCCTGATAAATTAGCTGTCATCCACTGCAAGGGTCAccaaaaggggaaagaaaaggaggcCCAGGGAAACAGGAAAGCTGATGAGGGGGCAAAACAAGTCTCTAGGGAAGCTACCCCTGTCACTGCTATCTGTCCCCTTTTCCCCAAGGGAACCCTGACTCCATATTATACCCCAGAGGAACATTTCCAATATGCTGAGTGA